Proteins co-encoded in one Pieris napi chromosome 10, ilPieNapi1.2, whole genome shotgun sequence genomic window:
- the LOC125053179 gene encoding uncharacterized protein LOC125053179 isoform X2, with amino-acid sequence MEVIEDGNIMDRIPILLQRDLEYYQNNQTVLSEKICSGVVGGRLDFPRSASFAAVKIVLWLEEEFSVAFKQGSGMFVTLEDDNIEGGVAKTSDPDKFVQLAIKSSDSLLEHLHMLAQEALDHADLPVLTATLGAAALLKNSLYCYLQHIEDTGLAEMQSIMQSCYKRYVTMSEAVGERVLDLHNRVLSLYILQDSGGRPIDLQRTIQAGTPSVNGWWLYMNGSRKDLWDTVPPRMAQRIFAGMLNETLTILTVRYCQTSTDHIPLLVNDIVNILLCTAQLLPCICACGSDLVGLQKSTQSRDVRDVHAKCNELFKCMVFRGAELHFLHQVLMMRNCHLARMLLISAIRNMSSDNSRWPADGLWYGDGTRHRCDGFLCTADGFCTFTEDKKDGEEYARAVGALSHIIANIGSTDEVKSTLCYALEVSGRDWAACLDKRQVWCDRRPSWLAGVMGLVGTALEFIPSVLVNAIQSGASMYQTMSLCLTCISRTLISIPRSFLNTAEILEKSLPTNIHPVGGSVVLQMLITVVYEELLKWAKKEALKETAACGDAKNTNVRHQARAKQVRIHSMHTTMSSSVSFDGSHSSPSSIALAVAEALCSIDEDDKHTNEIENLFEETKKKHSVSNAFGLEDFPEFAEFFEEGNVAASNAERSDDAAALTSQILMTSAGRDSLRVLYDHLQTHSERIYKDFGIQDDCDVTFPLNRAPLLYIMFHIGRRPFDQYFRGEWPMPWSRLVSAAKAWSGTEGAKIHVNRRTDIRNIKNQKNKQLLELYSIFKGKPEGLL; translated from the exons ATGGAAGTTATTGAAGATGGCAATATTATGGACAGGATCCCTATTTTGTTGCAAAGGGACTTGGAGTATTATCAG AATAATCAAACTGTCTTATCTGAAAAGATCTGTAGTGGAGTTGTTGGAGGAAGGCTAGATTTTCCTAGGAGTGCTTCATTTGCTGCTGTAAAAATTGTTCTTTGGCTTGAAGAGGAATTCTCAGTTGCTTTTAA acAAGGCTCAGGCATGTTTGTGACATTAGAAGATGATAATATAGAAGGAGGTGTGGCTAAAACATCAGATCCTGATAAGTTTGTTCAGCTAGCCATCAAGTCAAGTGATTCTTTATTAG aacacCTCCATATGCTGGCCCAAGAAGCACTTGACCATGCTGACTTGCCAGTTCTAACTGCGACCCTGGGTGCTGCCGCTTTGCTTAAAAACAGTCTGTACTGCTATTTGCAGCACATTGAAGATACAGGTCTTGCTGAAATGCAATCTATTATGCAG TCCTGTTACAAAAGATACGTAACAATGTCTGAAGCAGTTGGAGAAAGAGTTTTAGACTTGCATAATAGAGTTCTGTCATTGTACATACTCCAAGACTCAGGCGGTCGACCCATAGACTTGCAAAGGACTATACAGGCTGGCACGCCCTCGGTCAACGGCTGGTGGCTTTATATGAACG GCAGTCGAAAAGATCTATGGGATACGGTACCACCGCGTATGGCTCAGAGGATATTCGCCGGAATGCTCAATGAGACGCTCACTATACTCACAGTACGATACTGTCAG aCCAGCACAGACCACATACCACTACTCGTAAATGACATAGTGAATATATTGCTGTGCACAGCTCAATTGTTACCTTGCATATGCGCGTGTGGTTCAGACTTGGTTGGGTTACAAAAGTCAACACAGAGCCGTGACGTCAGAGACGTCCACGCCAAGTGCAATGAACTGTTCAAATGTATGGTTTTTAGAGGAGCCGAATTGCACTTTCTACATCag GTGTTAATGATGCGCAACTGTCATTTAGCGAGAATGCTTCTTATCTCTGCTATACGAAATATGTCCAGCGATAACTCGAGGTGGCCCGCCGATGGCTTGTGGTATGGGGATGGGACTAGGCATAGATGTGATGGGTTTCTATGTACAGCAGATGGGTTTTGTACGTTCACAGAGGATAAAAAGG ATGGTGAAGAGTATGCTAGAGCGGTGGGCGCTTTGTCTCATATAATAGCGAATATTGGCAGTACGGATGAAGTGAAATCCACTTTATGCTATGCGTTGGAAGTATCTGGTAGAGATTGGGCAGCTTGCTTGGATAAACGACAG GTATGGTGCGATAGGAGACCTTCATGGTTGGCTGGAGTAATGGGATTGGTTGGCACAGCTTTGGAATTTATACCTTCCGTACTTGTTAACGCTATACAGTCCGGTGCCTCTATGTACcag ACAATGTCCCTTTGTTTAACCTGCATATCTCGTACCTTGATCTCAATACCACGTAGTTTTTTGAATACAGCAGAAATATTGGAAAAATCATTGCCAACAAATATTCACCCAGTTGGCGGCTCTGTCGTGTTGCAAATGTTGATTACTGTGGTCTACGAAGAGCTTTTGAAGTGGGCTAAGAAAGAGGCTTTGAAGGAAACCGCAG CGTGTGGAGATGCAAAGAATACGAACGTACGGCACCAAGCCAGGGCGAAACAAGTCAGGATACATTCCATGCATACAA CTATGTCCAGTTCGGTTAGTTTCGACGGAAGTCACAGCAGTCCATCATCAATAGCTTTAGCTGTGGCCGAAGCGCTCTGTTCCATAGACGAGGACGACAAACATACGAACGAGATAGAGAATCTGTTCGAGGAAACAAAGAAGAAACATTCAGTCTCAAACGCTTTTGGCTTGGAAGATTTTCCAGAGTTTGCGGAGTTTTTTGAAGAG GGTAACGTTGCTGCATCTAACGCGGAGAGGTCAGACGATGCCGCGGCTTTAACTAGTCAAATATTGATGACGTCGGCTGGAAGAGATAGCCTTCgg GTTTTGTATGATCATCTACAAACGCATTCAGAAAGGATTTACAAGGATTTTGGGATTCAAGACGATTGTGACGTTACTTTTCCGCTAAATAGAGCGCCATTGCTCTATATAATGTTTCATATTGGAAGGCGGCCTTTTGATCAA TACTTCCGCGGAGAGTGGCCAATGCCTTGGAGTAGGCTTGTATCAGCTGCCAAAGCTTGGTCCGGCACAGAGGGCGCTAAAATACACGTGAATCGACGTACGGATATccgaaatattaaaaatcaaaagaataaacaattacttgaACTGTATTCTATATTTAAGGGTAAACCTGAAGGCCTGttatga
- the LOC125053179 gene encoding uncharacterized protein LOC125053179 isoform X3 — protein MEVIEDGNIMDRIPILLQRDLEYYQNNQTVLSEKICSGVVGGRLDFPRSASFAAVKIVLWLEEEFSVAFKQGSGMFVTLEDDNIEGGVAKTSDPDKFVQLAIKSSDSLLEHLHMLAQEALDHADLPVLTATLGAAALLKNSLYCYLQHIEDTGLAEMQSIMQSCYKRYVTMSEAVGERVLDLHNRVLSLYILQDSGGRPIDLQRTIQAGTPSVNGWWLYMNGSRKDLWDTVPPRMAQRIFAGMLNETLTILTVRYCQTSTDHIPLLVNDIVNILLCTAQLLPCICACGSDLVGLQKSTQSRDVRDVHAKCNELFKCMVFRGAELHFLHQAFKEKEEKTMSKECPYPWFTFVSPNLFDGFDDVTTHTQDLPNKTAIGLELIVLLAQPQPSWSLLVKVLMMRNCHLARMLLISAIRNMSSDNSRWPADGLWYGDGTRHRCDGFLCTADGFCTFTEDKKDGEEYARAVGALSHIIANIGSTDEVKSTLCYALEVSGRDWAACLDKRQVWCDRRPSWLAGVMGLVGTALEFIPSVLVNAIQSGASMYQRVEMQRIRTYGTKPGRNKSGYIPCIQGNVAASNAERSDDAAALTSQILMTSAGRDSLRVLYDHLQTHSERIYKDFGIQDDCDVTFPLNRAPLLYIMFHIGRRPFDQYFRGEWPMPWSRLVSAAKAWSGTEGAKIHVNRRTDIRNIKNQKNKQLLELYSIFKGKPEGLL, from the exons ATGGAAGTTATTGAAGATGGCAATATTATGGACAGGATCCCTATTTTGTTGCAAAGGGACTTGGAGTATTATCAG AATAATCAAACTGTCTTATCTGAAAAGATCTGTAGTGGAGTTGTTGGAGGAAGGCTAGATTTTCCTAGGAGTGCTTCATTTGCTGCTGTAAAAATTGTTCTTTGGCTTGAAGAGGAATTCTCAGTTGCTTTTAA acAAGGCTCAGGCATGTTTGTGACATTAGAAGATGATAATATAGAAGGAGGTGTGGCTAAAACATCAGATCCTGATAAGTTTGTTCAGCTAGCCATCAAGTCAAGTGATTCTTTATTAG aacacCTCCATATGCTGGCCCAAGAAGCACTTGACCATGCTGACTTGCCAGTTCTAACTGCGACCCTGGGTGCTGCCGCTTTGCTTAAAAACAGTCTGTACTGCTATTTGCAGCACATTGAAGATACAGGTCTTGCTGAAATGCAATCTATTATGCAG TCCTGTTACAAAAGATACGTAACAATGTCTGAAGCAGTTGGAGAAAGAGTTTTAGACTTGCATAATAGAGTTCTGTCATTGTACATACTCCAAGACTCAGGCGGTCGACCCATAGACTTGCAAAGGACTATACAGGCTGGCACGCCCTCGGTCAACGGCTGGTGGCTTTATATGAACG GCAGTCGAAAAGATCTATGGGATACGGTACCACCGCGTATGGCTCAGAGGATATTCGCCGGAATGCTCAATGAGACGCTCACTATACTCACAGTACGATACTGTCAG aCCAGCACAGACCACATACCACTACTCGTAAATGACATAGTGAATATATTGCTGTGCACAGCTCAATTGTTACCTTGCATATGCGCGTGTGGTTCAGACTTGGTTGGGTTACAAAAGTCAACACAGAGCCGTGACGTCAGAGACGTCCACGCCAAGTGCAATGAACTGTTCAAATGTATGGTTTTTAGAGGAGCCGAATTGCACTTTCTACATCag GCATTTAAAGAGAAGGAAGAAAAAACAATGTCAAAGGAATGTCCCTACCCATGGTTTACGTTTGTAAGTCCCAATTTGTTTGATGGTTTCGATGACGTCACGACGCATACGCAGGACTTGCCGAATAAAACTGCTATCGGTTTGGAACTTATTGTATTACTGGCTCAACCACAGCCATCCTGGAGTTTGCTTGTTAAG GTGTTAATGATGCGCAACTGTCATTTAGCGAGAATGCTTCTTATCTCTGCTATACGAAATATGTCCAGCGATAACTCGAGGTGGCCCGCCGATGGCTTGTGGTATGGGGATGGGACTAGGCATAGATGTGATGGGTTTCTATGTACAGCAGATGGGTTTTGTACGTTCACAGAGGATAAAAAGG ATGGTGAAGAGTATGCTAGAGCGGTGGGCGCTTTGTCTCATATAATAGCGAATATTGGCAGTACGGATGAAGTGAAATCCACTTTATGCTATGCGTTGGAAGTATCTGGTAGAGATTGGGCAGCTTGCTTGGATAAACGACAG GTATGGTGCGATAGGAGACCTTCATGGTTGGCTGGAGTAATGGGATTGGTTGGCACAGCTTTGGAATTTATACCTTCCGTACTTGTTAACGCTATACAGTCCGGTGCCTCTATGTACcag CGTGTGGAGATGCAAAGAATACGAACGTACGGCACCAAGCCAGGGCGAAACAAGTCAGGATACATTCCATGCATACAA GGTAACGTTGCTGCATCTAACGCGGAGAGGTCAGACGATGCCGCGGCTTTAACTAGTCAAATATTGATGACGTCGGCTGGAAGAGATAGCCTTCgg GTTTTGTATGATCATCTACAAACGCATTCAGAAAGGATTTACAAGGATTTTGGGATTCAAGACGATTGTGACGTTACTTTTCCGCTAAATAGAGCGCCATTGCTCTATATAATGTTTCATATTGGAAGGCGGCCTTTTGATCAA TACTTCCGCGGAGAGTGGCCAATGCCTTGGAGTAGGCTTGTATCAGCTGCCAAAGCTTGGTCCGGCACAGAGGGCGCTAAAATACACGTGAATCGACGTACGGATATccgaaatattaaaaatcaaaagaataaacaattacttgaACTGTATTCTATATTTAAGGGTAAACCTGAAGGCCTGttatga
- the LOC125053179 gene encoding uncharacterized protein LOC125053179 isoform X1 yields the protein MEVIEDGNIMDRIPILLQRDLEYYQNNQTVLSEKICSGVVGGRLDFPRSASFAAVKIVLWLEEEFSVAFKQGSGMFVTLEDDNIEGGVAKTSDPDKFVQLAIKSSDSLLEHLHMLAQEALDHADLPVLTATLGAAALLKNSLYCYLQHIEDTGLAEMQSIMQSCYKRYVTMSEAVGERVLDLHNRVLSLYILQDSGGRPIDLQRTIQAGTPSVNGWWLYMNGSRKDLWDTVPPRMAQRIFAGMLNETLTILTVRYCQTSTDHIPLLVNDIVNILLCTAQLLPCICACGSDLVGLQKSTQSRDVRDVHAKCNELFKCMVFRGAELHFLHQAFKEKEEKTMSKECPYPWFTFVSPNLFDGFDDVTTHTQDLPNKTAIGLELIVLLAQPQPSWSLLVKVLMMRNCHLARMLLISAIRNMSSDNSRWPADGLWYGDGTRHRCDGFLCTADGFCTFTEDKKDGEEYARAVGALSHIIANIGSTDEVKSTLCYALEVSGRDWAACLDKRQVWCDRRPSWLAGVMGLVGTALEFIPSVLVNAIQSGASMYQTMSLCLTCISRTLISIPRSFLNTAEILEKSLPTNIHPVGGSVVLQMLITVVYEELLKWAKKEALKETAACGDAKNTNVRHQARAKQVRIHSMHTTMSSSVSFDGSHSSPSSIALAVAEALCSIDEDDKHTNEIENLFEETKKKHSVSNAFGLEDFPEFAEFFEEGNVAASNAERSDDAAALTSQILMTSAGRDSLRVLYDHLQTHSERIYKDFGIQDDCDVTFPLNRAPLLYIMFHIGRRPFDQYFRGEWPMPWSRLVSAAKAWSGTEGAKIHVNRRTDIRNIKNQKNKQLLELYSIFKGKPEGLL from the exons ATGGAAGTTATTGAAGATGGCAATATTATGGACAGGATCCCTATTTTGTTGCAAAGGGACTTGGAGTATTATCAG AATAATCAAACTGTCTTATCTGAAAAGATCTGTAGTGGAGTTGTTGGAGGAAGGCTAGATTTTCCTAGGAGTGCTTCATTTGCTGCTGTAAAAATTGTTCTTTGGCTTGAAGAGGAATTCTCAGTTGCTTTTAA acAAGGCTCAGGCATGTTTGTGACATTAGAAGATGATAATATAGAAGGAGGTGTGGCTAAAACATCAGATCCTGATAAGTTTGTTCAGCTAGCCATCAAGTCAAGTGATTCTTTATTAG aacacCTCCATATGCTGGCCCAAGAAGCACTTGACCATGCTGACTTGCCAGTTCTAACTGCGACCCTGGGTGCTGCCGCTTTGCTTAAAAACAGTCTGTACTGCTATTTGCAGCACATTGAAGATACAGGTCTTGCTGAAATGCAATCTATTATGCAG TCCTGTTACAAAAGATACGTAACAATGTCTGAAGCAGTTGGAGAAAGAGTTTTAGACTTGCATAATAGAGTTCTGTCATTGTACATACTCCAAGACTCAGGCGGTCGACCCATAGACTTGCAAAGGACTATACAGGCTGGCACGCCCTCGGTCAACGGCTGGTGGCTTTATATGAACG GCAGTCGAAAAGATCTATGGGATACGGTACCACCGCGTATGGCTCAGAGGATATTCGCCGGAATGCTCAATGAGACGCTCACTATACTCACAGTACGATACTGTCAG aCCAGCACAGACCACATACCACTACTCGTAAATGACATAGTGAATATATTGCTGTGCACAGCTCAATTGTTACCTTGCATATGCGCGTGTGGTTCAGACTTGGTTGGGTTACAAAAGTCAACACAGAGCCGTGACGTCAGAGACGTCCACGCCAAGTGCAATGAACTGTTCAAATGTATGGTTTTTAGAGGAGCCGAATTGCACTTTCTACATCag GCATTTAAAGAGAAGGAAGAAAAAACAATGTCAAAGGAATGTCCCTACCCATGGTTTACGTTTGTAAGTCCCAATTTGTTTGATGGTTTCGATGACGTCACGACGCATACGCAGGACTTGCCGAATAAAACTGCTATCGGTTTGGAACTTATTGTATTACTGGCTCAACCACAGCCATCCTGGAGTTTGCTTGTTAAG GTGTTAATGATGCGCAACTGTCATTTAGCGAGAATGCTTCTTATCTCTGCTATACGAAATATGTCCAGCGATAACTCGAGGTGGCCCGCCGATGGCTTGTGGTATGGGGATGGGACTAGGCATAGATGTGATGGGTTTCTATGTACAGCAGATGGGTTTTGTACGTTCACAGAGGATAAAAAGG ATGGTGAAGAGTATGCTAGAGCGGTGGGCGCTTTGTCTCATATAATAGCGAATATTGGCAGTACGGATGAAGTGAAATCCACTTTATGCTATGCGTTGGAAGTATCTGGTAGAGATTGGGCAGCTTGCTTGGATAAACGACAG GTATGGTGCGATAGGAGACCTTCATGGTTGGCTGGAGTAATGGGATTGGTTGGCACAGCTTTGGAATTTATACCTTCCGTACTTGTTAACGCTATACAGTCCGGTGCCTCTATGTACcag ACAATGTCCCTTTGTTTAACCTGCATATCTCGTACCTTGATCTCAATACCACGTAGTTTTTTGAATACAGCAGAAATATTGGAAAAATCATTGCCAACAAATATTCACCCAGTTGGCGGCTCTGTCGTGTTGCAAATGTTGATTACTGTGGTCTACGAAGAGCTTTTGAAGTGGGCTAAGAAAGAGGCTTTGAAGGAAACCGCAG CGTGTGGAGATGCAAAGAATACGAACGTACGGCACCAAGCCAGGGCGAAACAAGTCAGGATACATTCCATGCATACAA CTATGTCCAGTTCGGTTAGTTTCGACGGAAGTCACAGCAGTCCATCATCAATAGCTTTAGCTGTGGCCGAAGCGCTCTGTTCCATAGACGAGGACGACAAACATACGAACGAGATAGAGAATCTGTTCGAGGAAACAAAGAAGAAACATTCAGTCTCAAACGCTTTTGGCTTGGAAGATTTTCCAGAGTTTGCGGAGTTTTTTGAAGAG GGTAACGTTGCTGCATCTAACGCGGAGAGGTCAGACGATGCCGCGGCTTTAACTAGTCAAATATTGATGACGTCGGCTGGAAGAGATAGCCTTCgg GTTTTGTATGATCATCTACAAACGCATTCAGAAAGGATTTACAAGGATTTTGGGATTCAAGACGATTGTGACGTTACTTTTCCGCTAAATAGAGCGCCATTGCTCTATATAATGTTTCATATTGGAAGGCGGCCTTTTGATCAA TACTTCCGCGGAGAGTGGCCAATGCCTTGGAGTAGGCTTGTATCAGCTGCCAAAGCTTGGTCCGGCACAGAGGGCGCTAAAATACACGTGAATCGACGTACGGATATccgaaatattaaaaatcaaaagaataaacaattacttgaACTGTATTCTATATTTAAGGGTAAACCTGAAGGCCTGttatga
- the LOC125053180 gene encoding frataxin homolog, mitochondrial, whose protein sequence is MFRNVLRTSRWLAQKRINISPTIFRRNPMIKVFHSSYNIASNRKFSSNPSNIETSDYVEQSVFEEICTETLESLCEYFEEIIDQNTNLKVADVTFSDGVLTVYLGPTHGTYVLNRQAPNKQIWLSSPISGPKRYDLVLKNGGYWIYKHDGVPLHRLLQEEISKIIENVDFKSCNHSLL, encoded by the exons atgttCCGAAATGTTCTTCGTACCAGTCGCTGGCTAGCGCAGAAAAGAATCAATATTTCACCAACTATATTTCGTCGCAATCCGATGATCAAAGTTTTTCATTCTAGTTATAATATAGCATCGAACCGTAAGTTTTCATCAAATCCTAGTAATATTGAAACCTCTGATTATGTTGAACAATCAGTATTTGAAGAGATCTGTACCGAAACTTTAGAATCCTTGTGCGaatattttgaagaaattaTTGACCAAAACACCAATCTAAAAGTAGCTGACGTAACGTTTAGT GATGGTGTACTCACAGTTTACCTAGGACCAACTCATGGaacatatgttttaaacagGCAAGCACCTAACAAGCAGATTTGGCTCAGTTCTCCTATTTCTGGACCAAAACGTTATGATCTTGTTTTGAAAAACGGGGGCTATTGGATTTACAAGCATGATGGTGTACCACTACATCGCTTACTACAAGAAGAAATctcaaaaattatagaaaatgtTGATTTTAAATCATGTAACCATAGCCTACTATAA